In Pecten maximus chromosome 10, xPecMax1.1, whole genome shotgun sequence, one genomic interval encodes:
- the LOC117336729 gene encoding neuropeptide S receptor-like, with protein sequence MEEWDKNVVEIYCVHNASRTFCHKNISEIENVKEGDIEIWTPDVIQRVASIVVIMVLTLVGNTVIIIILTCSRYRKRNSRVNIFIINLAVGDLTVCVVTMTTEILFVAFGEWVLGAAACKILTYVQVVTLASTTFILTSMGFDRYMAICRPLKFRSSHTRARRMIIISWTLAFIFAIPQLLIFVQTVDEILPNGEIQYGCRSQGYTAMWQRKIYFLFMTMYILIVPAILLSYCYVNVVIVVWRQGKLINGTNTCSLRKSIVNTSAIPRAKIKTVKMTFCIIISFIACWTPYFVTTLIRIYSNYTYKFTPSVMAFAETSTLLQSALNPLIYGFFNIQIKRGLMEVFCPGRINSREREEIYNHASDCLTVSGDFKCTNRGMLKLKEPNSSSSSGSFDRGRSSHGCIIAEANTNGFKLRVRFLSKEKLCVHDRVSYSRCSAKENDNDHVTCDSVM encoded by the coding sequence ATGGAAGAGTGGGATAAAAATGTCGTGGAAATTTATTGTGTCCACAATGCGTCACGTACATTTTGTCACAAAAATATATCCGAGATAGAAAATGTAAAAGAAGGCGATATAGAAATTTGGACTCCTGACGTCATACAACGTGTAGCGTCCATTGTCGTCATCATGGTGCTGACGCTAGTTGGTAACACCGTTATCATTATCATCCTAACGTGCAGTAGGTACAGAAAGAGGAACAGCCGtgtcaatatatttatcatcaaTCTAGCTGTGGGTGACCTGACTGTTTGTGTGGTAACTATGACAACAGAGATTTTGTTTGTGGCGTTCGGTGAATGGGTTCTTGGAGCTGCAGCGTGTAAAATTTTAACGTATGTACAAGTTGTGACGTTAGCAAGTACAACGTTCATTTTGACGTCAATGGGATTTGACCGGTACATGGCTATTTGTCGTCCCTTAAAGTTTAGGAGCTCACATACAAGAGCCCGACGAATGATCATCATATCCTGGACGCTTGCATTCATCTTTGCGATTCCACAGCTTCTTATTTTTGTGCAGACCGTTGACGAAATACTTCCGAATGGAGAAATTCAATATGGCTGCCGCAGCCAAGGATACACTGCCATGTGGCAGCGGAAGATTTATTTCCTGTTTATGACAATGTATATCCTAATTGTTCCTGCCATTTTGTTATCttattgttatgtaaatgtGGTGATAGTTGTCTGGAGGCAAGGGAAGCTGATCAATGGAACAAATACTTGTTCTTTACGGAAATCAATCGTCAACACCAGTGCAATACCTAGGGCTAAAATAAAGACCGTCAAGATGACGTTTTGTATAATAATCAGTTTTATTGCCTGCTGGACTCCGTATTTTGTGACCACACTCATAAGGATCTATAGTAATTACACCTACAAGTTTACACCGTCTGTCATGGCATTCGCCGAGACGTCTACTCTACTACAAAGTGCTTTAAATCCTCTCATATATGGATTTTTCAATATACAGATTAAGCGAGGATTAATGGAAGTGTTTTGTCCCGGAAGGATTAATTCCCGAGAACGTGAGGAGATTTACAATCACGCTTCCGATTGTCTCACAGTTTCCGGTGATTTTAAGTGTACAAATCGCGGTATGCTCAAACTTAAAGAACCAAATTCCTCGTCCAGTAGTGGATCCTTCGATAGGGGGCGCTCGTCACACGGGTGTATAATCGCAGAGGCAAACACCAATGGGTTTAAATTACGTGTGCGTTTTCTGTCGAAAGAGAAATTATGTGTACATGATCGGGTGAGTTACTCACGATGTTCGGCGAAGGAAAATGACAATGATCATGTCACTTGTGATAGCGTCATGTAA